The sequence ACAAGTCCTAGCAGCCAGACGCTAAAATGCTAATCTTGCAGCTCCCAGTAAGCCACCCGCAAGGATCATGGGCTGGTTCGCCTGCCAAAGTGACGATGGTCCACGAGCGGCCGCTACGTTAGCAAGGTACTACTCCGTCCTACCGCCATACAGCCAGCACTAACGGCGACAGAGCCAGGGGTAGCATCTTGCCCCTTTTACATGACAAACGTCCCTCCCCGTATAACGAATGGATCTGTGCTCTTCTGTTTGTGCATCGGTCAGCTTCGCACGTTGCACCAGAAGCCGTCTTCACGGCGAAGTGCATGCGTCAGACGGCTGCCGGAGaggaacaaagagaagagcacATGCCTCATAGCAGCACAAGTCGGCGTTGTCCGCCGCGGCCGACTGCAGATCGGGGAAAAGGCCGGCGCCTCCTCCGCAGGTACCTCCTATGGTCGTTTCTACAAGTATGCATCTGCAGTATGTATACATAGTATATAGCACCTGGGAGGCAAAAGAGGGAGAAATGCGCTGGAGCGTGTGTGTGGAGAGTTTCCCCGGTTCGCTGGAGCCTTCTCATGGCGATCCGGTACTGGCCCTCCCTGCCAATGCTTGTTGGCTCTTTTGGCCCCCGCCGCCAGGCCCATCAGGCGAGAAACGCGTATTCCACCCACTTGCGATGCTACTGCCAGCAttaagagcagcagcatcggaATCAATCCTTGGTGCAAAACatgccgccagcagcagcatagcCCAAGCACCGATGCGCTCAGTCACGCCGCGCAAATGCAGAGGCCCGGCCAGCATCGTGGGCCCGGGCGTCAACGCCGTTGACCCATTCCGCAGAGAGCCCTCGTCCTGTCTCAGACTACTCCGAATGCCTGCAaggccatctccatcatccccGGTCCAATCTTCGCCATGGGCCCCCTCTCGAGATCCTTTGTCTTGTCCTCTTTTCGTCTTGCgttctctcttcccctcttccatctccatctcccataCATCCCACGGTGACGGCGCCCTCACATCCTCGCATGAATGCCATGATCAAGCGCGCTTGAACTCGTCACAGATTCTAGCCTAAGCCTCGGCTGGACGAGAGTCTCTCCAACCACAGCCACATGCTAAGAGCTGGCGTGCCGTCTGTCGCCTAGCATTGGGTTTAGCGCTCCAGGTAAGAAGCTCATTTAGCTCAAATCCGTCGCGGGTGGTGCGATGGTGGCTGCAggtcttctctttcatccCTACATAATACCGAGCCCGCAAGATTTCCGCAGGCTTATGCCCGACCAGCGTTAGCTGCAATGGCCAATTATTTCATGCGCCGCCCTGCCTACACTCTGTTTGTCGAAAATTAAAACTCAAAGCAAagagcacacacacacaaaaaagctattattacgAGAAACATGCATCCCAATAAGAGAGGGAGGACATGATACCTGCTTTGTTCTGCAGCCCCACCAATCGGCATCACCACTTACACGCACAACATACAGCTTCACCAGACACCAAACATGCCTGACTGACTTGACAGGAAGCACACCATAACACAACAGCCATGATGGCTTCCTCCACCTCATCCACGGAGACACACTCTCATCTCAGAGATGAAAAAGGAAGACTAGATTCTCCCACCGACGAGAAACACGACATCGAGCGCCACTCTGCTAGCATATCCAGAGACACTCGCGATTCCGTCGATGCGCCAAACACCACATCCAACGACGCCGAGAAGCAAATCTACATTGTACAAGATGCAACTTCCATTGATGACAACATCGTCTGGTGGGACGGCGACAGCGACCCCGAAAACCCATACAACTGGCCGCGGTGGCGCAAAGTTCTCAACTGCGTCCTCATCAGCTGTCTAGCATTCATCACGCCTCTAGCATCATGTATGAGCAAACCACTCCGGTGGAGCGATTTGATTTTGTCGTTTGTGCAAAGTTTCCTTGCAGGCAGCTAACTTCTGCCCTCCTATAGCTATGTTTGCACCTGGCGTCCCCGACCTCATGGTGGAATTCCGCAGCACAAGTGAAGAGCTGGCTGCTTTCTGCGTTTCTGTCTATGTGCTGGGATTCGCAGCTGGACCCATGTTCTTTGCGCCCTTGTCTGAGATTTACGGCCGATCCATCATCTATAACATCACAAACGTTGGCTTCATCGGTAGGATCTTCcatggtcttttttttttctgtaaGAATCTAGAACCAACTgacatctcatctcatctccagtcttcgtcgtcgcctGCGCAAAAGCCCCTTCACTCAATGCCCTCATCGTCTTCCGTTTCTTCTGTGGCATCTTCGGCTCCGTCCCCATCACCATCGGAGGCGGCAGCATCGCCGACATGATTGTGCAGGAAAAGCGTGGCGTCGCCATGGCAAGCTTCGCCATCGGCCCAATGCTTGGCCCCGTCGTCGGGCCTGTGGTGGGAGGCTTCATCACTACTGGGCTTGGATGGCGCTGGGTCTTTTGGATCATGGCTATCCTCTCTGGGACTTTCTCGCTGCTGTTCCTGGCCTTTTCGCGCGAGtcatttgctgctgtgctgaTCGGCCGCAAAACCGTCCGATTGCGAAAGGAAACTGGCAATCCTCTGTTGCGGTCCAAGCTCGACACAGGCCTGTCAAACGCAGCCTACATCAAGCGCAGCATCCAGAGGCCGTTCAAGATGCTGATAATGTCTCCCATCAGTATTATATGCGGCATCTACGTCGGAATTGCCTATGCATACCTGTATCTCATGTTCACCAGCCTCACGCCGCTTTTCATGGAAATCTACCACTTCAAGACGAGCTATGCCGGCCTCGCGTTTCTGGGGTTAGGCGTCGGCAGCATGATTGGCgttgtttccttttccttgacAAGCGATAGAAACATCaaaaagaaggctgctgaagaggccgTGTTGGCAGCGGCCGAAGGTCGCGCTCCCGAAGGCATGAAGCCCGAGTATCGTCTCTCGCCGCTGCCTGTCGGCGCAATTGTCCTGCCCATCGGGTTCTTCATATATGGATGGACTGCAGAGTATCAGGTCCATTGGATAGCGCCTATTATCGGTACAGTAGTCATAGGCGTCGGCGacctcatcgtcttcatggTAATGCTTATCCTCCCATCTCTATCTACTCTAATAGCCTTCAGAAGAACTAACACCATCTAAATTCTAGTCTCTCCAAATGTACCTCGTCGATACCTTCCATATCTATGCGGCCTCGGCTCTCGCAGCAAACGCAGTCGCTCGTTCCATCCTGGGATCTGTCCTCCCTCTCGCCGGCCTGCCAATGTATAATCGCCTCGGCATGGGCTGGGGCAATAGTATCCTTGGCTTCATCGGCCTGGCGCTGACGCCAGCGGCCTGGCTCTTTCTTAGGCACGGAGAGGCGCTGCGCAAGAGATTCGAGATTAAGAATTTATGAGATGGTTCtttatccttcttctctctcttctctctctctctctctctctcacttttattttttaaaccaaaaaaaaaaaaaacttacatATCATCTAGACTTATTGTTTAACGAACAGTTTACTTGACCTCACCAACGGTTTgcttcaaaaaaaaagaaagctataaCCAATACCGCCTGCAATGAGACTCTAAATTTTAGAAGTGCGACttacaaaaaaaatacatttaaTAAACAGGTTGAGCATTTCTATCAAGCatgtatttcttttagcGAATTACTACATATGGCATAAACGAGAGGCCGGGGGGGATACTAAATAGCTTTGCCAACAGGCGGGAAGAAGGGATATAGTTGTAATATAAGCATCCATGACAAGGATTCAATCAAAATCGTTTACTTCGTTCTTTTGAATCGTATATGACATCCGGGAAAGAAGTGACTTGAAAACCCGAACTCACACTCGAAAGGCTTATCGCTAATAGCTCACGTCCCAAGTTCATGTAGGTAGTGTCCAAGCACACACAAACGCCGCTTCTTTACAAAACATGCTCAATTTCCGTCTACATCCATCTCATAGCTGAAAATAAGAGAATTTAATACGAAATGGCTAAGCAATGCCTCAACTTGACAAGCCTTAGGAAGCCTTACAGAAAAGTAACAGCGTTTAATACCCATTAAGCTTTTGCACGCTATACCAAATACAAACCGTAACCCGCAATTTAGTGGCATGACAGCCTGCTTGTGTAAACCTCTTTGAAGGACCCTTGCCCCACGTTCCAAACCTGAATGTCCAATATCCATCTCTTCATACCTCGCTCTTAAAATTCATTCACATCTCATACTGtgaattcttttttttttttttttttccctttttctttttctttttctccttcttctctcgctcaCCATGGCCCCGTCAACAAGCAACGCGCCTTCACTGCTTCTCCTCCCCGCTCCACCATTCCCCCTCGATCCTCGGTCTCTCAGCGCAGCCTACCGAGCCCCTCTCACAGCCGTTCTCAAACgcctcggcagcagcagcagcagcgccaacaACGACAACGACGATGGCAGCCATGTCCTCGTCATTGCCGTCGCCTGTCCCATCCTCGCCGGGCCCTCACCAAGAAGCAAATCCCTAAACTGGAAGGCCGCACAGTCTCTCCTCGCCCGCACATACACCCTCATCTCAGTCATTTGCAACGAGCTCTCCATCAACACGTCTGGAGAGCCGagcaccaccagcgccagcgtcGATCCCCGCGTCGTGCTCATCGACCATGAGCGACGGAGGACCTACCACCGCAACTACGACGGCGAGTACGAGGCAAACTGCACGTCCGTGCTGGATCTGGCGGCCTTTGCCTCGACGGTGTATCCCTGGAGGACCGTCTTCCATCCCAGCGCCGAGTCGGGCTATGAGCTCCTCAACGCATTCCTGGAATACTCACAGGGGAAGCAGACATTTCTCCAAAACCAGCTAGTTGCCGTCGAAGGCGGCATCACACTGTCCATCAGCGAGAGCACCACCACCCTCGCAGCCCAGGCCGATTTCATAAACGGCCACGACGTCGTCTGTCTAGGAGGCACATTCGACCACCTCCACCCGGGCCAcaagcttctcctccacgcCACCGTCCTGCTCATGAAGATCCCCGACAagacctcttcctcctccgggAAGCAGgccgtcctcgtcgtcggcaTTTCCGGCGACGAGCtgctgacgaagaagaagtacgCCGAGGTGCTTCAGCCGTGGGACGTGCGCGCAAACAACGTCCTCCAGTTCCTCTCCACAATCTTCAACTCGGCGTCTTCGTCCAACACGAATTCGCTCCCGCCCACGTCGTCCCCATCGCGGGATGAGCTGCATGCGACGTTTCGTGATGGCGCAGTGCTTGTTCGATGCGTAAACATCCATGATCCCTTTGGCCCAACCATTACGGAAGAGGTCATGGATGTTATTGTGGTGTCTGGTGAGACACGCAGTGGTGGTCAGGCGATTAACGACAAGAGGACCGAGAGAGGGTGGAAGCCATTAGATGTATTTGAGATCGACGTACTTGACCCCAATGATATCTCGGAGGAGAGCAACAGTGACCCAAACAGTGGTTTTGCCTCGAAGATTAGCAGCACAGAAATACGGCAGCGGATAGCTCAAGCACGGAATGGTTTACAGTAGACACCAGACCTGATTATTTAGAGATACGAGTGGAGCCTTTTGGCCAACATCTTCTTTTTACCTCATTGAGCATTTTTATCAATAAACACACGCCATGATGCACCGTTTCAAACGTAAAATTTAGTTCTTCATTTTTGTCATTAATTGATATTTAGCTCATGTATCGGCCTATTGCGTTAATTCCTCATGGCCATGTCTACCATTCCAAACACATCACTTTTAATCCCTTTTGTTTCCTTAGCAAATGCATGTCAAAGAGTCCCAATTCCTCTATCCATCTACTCCATCTGACCAATGCCCAGGTGGGCGGGGTCAGCGCGGACAATGCGCAgggtgttggtgttgcccATACCACCCTTCCAGCcctggacgacgacgacggtgtCGCCCTCAGCCAGAGT comes from Trichoderma asperellum chromosome 3, complete sequence and encodes:
- a CDS encoding uncharacterized protein (BUSCO:EOG092D2LGS); protein product: MAPSTSNAPSLLLLPAPPFPLDPRSLSAAYRAPLTAVLKRLGSSSSSANNDNDDGSHVLVIAVACPILAGPSPRSKSLNWKAAQSLLARTYTLISVICNELSINTSGEPSTTSASVDPRVVLIDHERRRTYHRNYDGEYEANCTSVLDLAAFASTVYPWRTVFHPSAESGYELLNAFLEYSQGKQTFLQNQLVAVEGGITLSISESTTTLAAQADFINGHDVVCLGGTFDHLHPGHKLLLHATVLLMKIPDKTSSSSGKQAVLVVGISGDELLTKKKYAEVLQPWDVRANNVLQFLSTIFNSASSSNTNSLPPTSSPSRDELHATFRDGAVLVRCVNIHDPFGPTITEEVMDVIVVSGETRSGGQAINDKRTERGWKPLDVFEIDVLDPNDISEESNSDPNSGFASKISSTEIRQRIAQARNGLQ
- a CDS encoding uncharacterized protein (EggNog:ENOG41~TransMembrane:12 (i95-113o133-152i164-183o189-211i223-246o252-271i321-343o363-384i420-438o444-463i475-498o510-530i)), with protein sequence MMASSTSSTETHSHLRDEKGRLDSPTDEKHDIERHSASISRDTRDSVDAPNTTSNDAEKQIYIVQDATSIDDNIVWWDGDSDPENPYNWPRWRKVLNCVLISCLAFITPLASSMFAPGVPDLMVEFRSTSEELAAFCVSVYVLGFAAGPMFFAPLSEIYGRSIIYNITNVGFIVFVVACAKAPSLNALIVFRFFCGIFGSVPITIGGGSIADMIVQEKRGVAMASFAIGPMLGPVVGPVVGGFITTGLGWRWVFWIMAILSGTFSLLFLAFSRESFAAVLIGRKTVRLRKETGNPLLRSKLDTGLSNAAYIKRSIQRPFKMLIMSPISIICGIYVGIAYAYLYLMFTSLTPLFMEIYHFKTSYAGLAFLGLGVGSMIGVVSFSLTSDRNIKKKAAEEAVLAAAEGRAPEGMKPEYRLSPLPVGAIVLPIGFFIYGWTAEYQVHWIAPIIGTVVIGVGDLIVFMSLQMYLVDTFHIYAASALAANAVARSILGSVLPLAGLPMYNRLGMGWGNSILGFIGLALTPAAWLFLRHGEALRKRFEIKNL
- a CDS encoding uncharacterized protein (EggNog:ENOG41~TransMembrane:11 (o20-39i51-70o76-98i110-133o139-158i208-230o250-271i307-325o331-350i362-385o397-417i)), which encodes MFAPGVPDLMVEFRSTSEELAAFCVSVYVLGFAAGPMFFAPLSEIYGRSIIYNITNVGFIVFVVACAKAPSLNALIVFRFFCGIFGSVPITIGGGSIADMIVQEKRGVAMASFAIGPMLGPVVGPVVGGFITTGLGWRWVFWIMAILSGTFSLLFLAFSRESFAAVLIGRKTVRLRKETGNPLLRSKLDTGLSNAAYIKRSIQRPFKMLIMSPISIICGIYVGIAYAYLYLMFTSLTPLFMEIYHFKTSYAGLAFLGLGVGSMIGVVSFSLTSDRNIKKKAAEEAVLAAAEGRAPEGMKPEYRLSPLPVGAIVLPIGFFIYGWTAEYQVHWIAPIIGTVVIGVGDLIVFMSLQMYLVDTFHIYAASALAANAVARSILGSVLPLAGLPMYNRLGMGWGNSILGFIGLALTPAAWLFLRHGEALRKRFEIKNL